One region of bacterium genomic DNA includes:
- a CDS encoding tripartite tricarboxylate transporter substrate binding protein, with the protein MITLDFDFMRENTERKSHYFKTHRKASTFIFVAMLFFVLPHLGQAEQYPTKPIRFVVYTNPGGLIDVTIRKLAQIIEESLESEGISTPVIVENKSGAGGLVAIQYVLRQPADGHTIFALTSSVISKAVQSKRTQQLHKLAMLVRLVDDYECLIVKRQGRYLKLDDLKNVMREPESRVLWVGPAIGGTDHLFAVRFWNAIGSRGTWIPYKSGGEAIGALLGGHADVYVGNPQDVMGRNDLQILAVASPKRLPQFPAAVTFEESGVGELTGSSLWRGLAIHHDTPNSIREQILGLIKKSTESVVWRNFIEQSGAEVIFESGKPFDDLVALQIERDAKLLNTLPRG; encoded by the coding sequence TTGATAACGCTAGATTTTGATTTCATGCGAGAGAATACCGAGCGCAAATCCCATTATTTCAAAACGCATCGAAAGGCGTCGACGTTCATTTTTGTGGCGATGCTCTTTTTTGTACTTCCTCATCTTGGGCAAGCGGAACAATATCCGACGAAACCAATACGTTTCGTCGTTTATACGAACCCAGGAGGATTGATTGATGTAACAATTCGAAAACTAGCCCAAATTATAGAAGAGAGTTTAGAAAGTGAAGGAATCAGCACTCCAGTTATTGTGGAGAATAAAAGCGGAGCGGGGGGATTGGTTGCGATTCAGTATGTGCTCCGTCAGCCAGCCGATGGCCATACGATCTTTGCTCTTACCAGCTCTGTGATCTCTAAGGCTGTCCAGAGTAAGAGGACGCAACAGTTACATAAGCTCGCCATGCTCGTCAGGCTCGTTGATGACTACGAGTGTTTGATTGTGAAGCGTCAGGGAAGGTACCTGAAGCTAGACGATCTGAAAAATGTGATGAGAGAGCCTGAATCACGAGTCTTGTGGGTAGGGCCAGCTATTGGCGGAACTGACCATTTATTTGCGGTACGATTTTGGAATGCTATCGGTTCACGTGGCACATGGATTCCATACAAGAGTGGTGGGGAGGCAATTGGGGCTCTTCTCGGAGGACATGCAGATGTTTATGTCGGCAATCCTCAAGATGTTATGGGAAGGAATGATCTTCAGATTTTAGCGGTCGCTTCCCCAAAGCGTCTTCCACAATTTCCAGCGGCAGTAACGTTTGAGGAAAGCGGAGTAGGAGAGCTAACGGGTTCAAGTTTATGGAGAGGCTTAGCCATTCATCATGATACCCCCAATAGTATCCGTGAGCAGATATTAGGTCTCATTAAGAAATCAACAGAGTCTGTCGTATGGCGGAATTTTATCGAGCAATCAGGAGCCGAGGTGATTTTTGAGAGTGGGAAGCCTTTTGATGATTTGGTAGCCCTGCAAATAGAAAGGGATGCTAAACTCCTTAATACGCTTCCAAGAGGATAA
- a CDS encoding isovaleryl-CoA dehydrogenase produces MMFSEEERMLQETVREFVKREVEPQAQNADMKESFNIELFRKLGDIGLLGASVDEEFGGSGLSPLSIVMAHEELSASDPGLCLAFLAHSLLCVNNIGINGSAEQKKKYLPKLCSGEWIGAMAMSEPEAGTDVLGMRTLAQRSEDGYVLNGRKMWITNGVIDQQKTPCDVLFVYAKTGEDQQGRIALSSFIVEGGLKGFSVGQRITEKLGMRASNTAELCFDDCQLASDALVGNEGEALLHMMRNLEIERLGLAAMSLGIARRALQVMVRYASERKAFGKEISQFGQIQQYIGDSFAEFQAARSYVYQVARTLDLNASGARLDSDGVKLFAAPVGKRIADRAIQVLGGYGYVGEYVVERLWRDAKLLEIGGGTLEAHQKNITKDLCRDSTPIDNARF; encoded by the coding sequence ATGATGTTTTCAGAAGAAGAGCGCATGCTTCAGGAAACCGTTCGTGAGTTTGTGAAGCGAGAAGTAGAGCCTCAGGCGCAAAATGCGGATATGAAAGAGAGCTTCAATATTGAACTCTTTCGTAAGCTCGGAGATATCGGGCTGCTTGGAGCGTCTGTAGATGAAGAGTTTGGTGGTTCGGGCTTGAGCCCACTCTCCATTGTTATGGCACATGAGGAATTATCCGCTTCAGACCCTGGATTGTGTCTCGCCTTTCTCGCGCACTCGTTGCTCTGCGTGAATAATATTGGAATCAATGGAAGTGCTGAGCAAAAAAAGAAGTATCTTCCGAAATTGTGTTCTGGTGAATGGATTGGTGCGATGGCCATGTCGGAGCCAGAAGCAGGCACCGACGTTCTTGGTATGCGAACGTTAGCGCAGCGTTCTGAGGATGGTTACGTTCTGAATGGACGGAAAATGTGGATCACAAATGGTGTTATCGATCAGCAGAAGACTCCTTGTGATGTTCTCTTTGTGTACGCGAAAACGGGTGAAGATCAGCAAGGTAGAATCGCTCTATCAAGCTTCATTGTTGAAGGTGGCCTGAAAGGCTTTTCGGTTGGGCAGCGTATTACTGAGAAGCTAGGAATGCGAGCTTCAAATACCGCAGAACTCTGCTTTGATGATTGCCAGCTCGCTTCAGATGCCCTCGTTGGGAATGAAGGAGAAGCGTTGTTGCACATGATGCGGAATCTTGAAATAGAACGATTAGGGCTGGCGGCAATGAGTCTCGGCATTGCTCGAAGAGCATTGCAGGTTATGGTTCGCTATGCGTCTGAACGAAAAGCATTTGGCAAAGAAATCAGTCAATTCGGTCAAATCCAGCAGTATATCGGCGATAGTTTTGCAGAATTTCAGGCAGCGCGTTCGTATGTTTACCAGGTAGCCCGAACACTGGATCTCAATGCTTCGGGTGCACGACTTGATTCGGATGGAGTAAAGCTCTTTGCAGCGCCAGTGGGAAAGCGAATTGCAGATCGAGCGATTCAAGTGCTTGGTGGTTATGGATATGTCGGAGAGTATGTCGTTGAGAGGTTATGGAGAGATGCGAAGTTGCTAGAGATTGGCGGAGGCACACTGGAGGCGCATCAAAAGAATATTACGAAGGATCTGTGTCGAGATTCTACTCCAATTGATAACGCTAGATTTTGA
- a CDS encoding response regulator, with protein sequence MRVLIVEDDPTTGHLMKYVVGRHAEYDHAVDGEEAFDKFCDAFEANEPFDLVFLDLMLPVADGQEVLQAIRAYEEQNGIIQTEGVPVVITSALEDNSEVYQAMAAGAIDYLMKPVKTEKLIELLQRVERSVVSKPPGETLASPSTNEFTMSGEKPKTKTPGAPTEGYEEF encoded by the coding sequence ATGAGGGTACTGATAGTAGAAGATGACCCTACTACGGGGCATCTGATGAAATATGTCGTAGGTCGACATGCGGAGTACGACCATGCCGTTGATGGTGAAGAAGCGTTCGATAAGTTCTGCGATGCATTTGAAGCCAACGAGCCATTCGATCTCGTCTTTCTTGACCTCATGCTTCCCGTTGCTGATGGGCAAGAGGTTCTTCAAGCGATTCGTGCATACGAGGAACAAAATGGCATCATTCAGACTGAGGGAGTTCCGGTGGTTATCACCTCTGCCCTAGAAGACAATTCAGAGGTGTACCAAGCCATGGCTGCTGGGGCGATTGACTATCTGATGAAGCCCGTAAAAACCGAGAAATTGATTGAACTCCTGCAACGAGTTGAGCGGAGTGTAGTCTCAAAGCCCCCAGGTGAAACTCTAGCAAGTCCTTCCACAAATGAATTCACGATGAGCGGAGAAAAACCCAAAACAAAAACACCCGGTGCCCCAACAGAGGGCTATGAAGAGTTTTGA
- the bioB gene encoding biotin synthase BioB, whose protein sequence is MSANGEQSKELIRHDWTRDEIQALYDTPFLELVYQAASIHRQFHNPGEVQVCSLLSIKTGGCPEDCGYCSQSVHHETAVEVQPLLEVDEVIEAATRAKKAGATRFCMGAAWREVRDNRAFDRVLEMVRVVHDMDLEVCCTLGMLTEEQAVKLKAAGLHAYNHNIDTSPENYGSVCSTRTIEDRLNTLEAARSAGLTVCCGGILGLGESNQDRVGMLHTLATLPTHPESVPVNTLVKIEGTPFAGNPDVSVWDFIRTIAVARITMPQAMVRLAAGRLSLSAEAQSLAFLAGANSIFAGEKLLTTPNPDFDEDMNFLNHLGLTAKEPDCTPSHDC, encoded by the coding sequence ATGAGTGCGAATGGCGAACAGAGCAAAGAGCTTATTCGGCATGATTGGACTCGCGATGAAATTCAAGCACTATATGATACTCCATTTCTAGAACTCGTATACCAAGCTGCTTCCATTCACAGACAGTTTCATAATCCTGGCGAGGTTCAGGTCTGCTCCCTACTCTCTATTAAGACCGGGGGCTGCCCTGAAGATTGTGGATACTGCTCTCAGTCGGTGCACCATGAGACTGCTGTTGAGGTTCAGCCACTCCTTGAAGTAGATGAAGTCATCGAGGCAGCTACTCGAGCAAAAAAAGCTGGAGCAACTCGATTTTGCATGGGTGCTGCTTGGCGAGAAGTGCGGGATAACAGAGCTTTTGATCGGGTGCTTGAAATGGTTCGCGTTGTCCACGATATGGATCTTGAAGTTTGTTGTACACTTGGAATGCTCACCGAAGAGCAAGCTGTTAAACTCAAAGCTGCTGGTCTCCATGCATATAACCACAACATTGATACCTCGCCTGAGAATTATGGTTCTGTTTGTTCTACAAGAACGATTGAAGACCGCCTCAATACGCTGGAAGCTGCGCGAAGCGCAGGATTGACCGTATGTTGTGGTGGCATCCTAGGTCTTGGAGAGAGTAATCAGGATCGAGTGGGAATGCTTCATACCCTCGCGACTCTCCCGACCCACCCTGAATCAGTACCGGTCAATACTCTCGTAAAGATAGAAGGCACGCCGTTTGCGGGGAACCCTGATGTTAGCGTCTGGGACTTCATCAGAACTATCGCTGTAGCGCGAATTACTATGCCGCAGGCGATGGTGAGGCTAGCAGCAGGAAGACTTTCGCTCTCTGCTGAAGCGCAATCCCTAGCGTTTCTTGCTGGAGCGAATTCTATATTTGCTGGTGAAAAACTCCTCACCACTCCGAATCCTGACTTTGATGAAGATATGAATTTTTTGAATCATCTGGGTCTCACTGCAAAAGAGCCGGACTGCACCCCAAGTCATGATTGCTAA
- a CDS encoding pyridoxal phosphate-dependent aminotransferase family protein, whose product MIAKLLSKELENRESRNELRKLRILPSHHVDFCSNDYLGLIRSGDLERSIQEAITTACPTSSRLAGAGSSRLIAGNNQHVQAFEEWLSTFYGGEAALIFTSGYNANLGLISALGTLNDLVFLYDEQIHASMRDGFRLSRAKSHHFQHNDLDHLENLLQRQKKEVIVFAEAVYSMEGDRAPLVDMVELIERYGAKLIVDEAHAVGLYGASGEGLVQSLGLSDRVFARVCGWGKAHGSQGAVIIAEQQTKEFLINFSRPFIYSTGISHLMLIAAECSYRIVQRARTERAKMKRLIDEWNTHPSNDLITISNNATPIQILQPTQPRAEATALIHKLSSILLAHKMNVVPIYSPTVSRGSERIRISLHAFNSPAEVRTLLQLVDNIAMSTDIIAEGSA is encoded by the coding sequence ATGATTGCTAAGCTCCTCTCGAAAGAACTGGAAAACCGAGAGTCAAGAAACGAACTTCGGAAGTTGAGAATACTTCCTTCGCACCATGTGGACTTTTGCTCAAATGACTACCTTGGGCTCATACGCTCAGGTGATCTTGAACGCTCCATTCAAGAGGCAATTACCACTGCCTGTCCAACAAGTAGTCGGTTGGCTGGCGCCGGCAGTTCGAGGCTTATCGCTGGAAACAATCAGCACGTCCAAGCATTTGAAGAATGGCTCTCTACTTTCTACGGAGGCGAAGCCGCGCTTATTTTCACCTCTGGCTACAACGCAAACCTCGGATTGATTTCCGCTCTGGGTACTCTTAACGATTTAGTCTTTCTGTATGACGAACAGATTCATGCATCCATGAGAGATGGATTTCGGCTCAGTCGCGCAAAATCACATCACTTTCAACATAATGACTTGGATCACCTAGAAAATCTCCTACAACGTCAAAAAAAAGAGGTAATTGTTTTCGCTGAAGCTGTATATTCGATGGAAGGAGATAGAGCACCTTTAGTTGACATGGTTGAACTTATCGAACGGTATGGAGCAAAGCTTATTGTCGATGAGGCTCACGCTGTTGGGCTTTACGGAGCTTCAGGAGAAGGACTTGTTCAGTCCCTAGGACTTAGTGACCGAGTATTTGCTCGAGTCTGTGGTTGGGGAAAAGCGCATGGCTCTCAAGGAGCCGTCATTATTGCGGAACAACAAACAAAGGAATTTCTTATTAACTTCTCTAGACCGTTTATTTATTCAACTGGCATATCTCATCTTATGCTTATCGCAGCTGAGTGCTCTTACAGGATTGTTCAAAGGGCGCGCACCGAGAGAGCCAAGATGAAACGCCTGATTGACGAATGGAACACACATCCGTCGAACGACCTCATTACTATTTCAAACAATGCTACTCCCATTCAGATACTACAACCGACCCAACCAAGAGCTGAAGCGACAGCTCTCATCCACAAGCTCAGCTCTATCCTACTCGCTCACAAAATGAATGTAGTTCCCATCTACTCACCAACTGTCTCAAGAGGGAGTGAACGTATTCGAATATCACTTCACGCCTTTAATTCTCCCGCGGAAGTGCGTACTCTATTACAACTGGTGGACAACATTGCAATGAGTACAGATATAATAGCAGAAGGAAGCGCATGA
- the bioD gene encoding dethiobiotin synthase, giving the protein MKIADQKRIYIVGNNTGVGKTIVSAILTEAFQADYWKPIQAGDLEHSDSNIVSRLVSNDKSKIHPEAYLLQEPISPHAAAEREGIEIKIESIVAPETSRQLIIESAGGILSPINRKKTMRDLAVHLKSPALIVSRHYLGSINHTLLTIEALKDRQIPILGVIFVGDPEPESETVIVGMGRAKMLGRVSWEDGFSPSLVSQYARLLKEVL; this is encoded by the coding sequence ATGAAAATTGCAGATCAAAAGCGGATCTATATCGTCGGAAACAATACCGGGGTTGGAAAGACTATTGTAAGCGCGATTCTTACCGAAGCCTTTCAAGCTGATTATTGGAAGCCAATACAGGCCGGAGACCTTGAGCACTCGGATTCGAATATTGTCTCTCGACTGGTGAGCAACGATAAATCAAAAATCCATCCCGAGGCATACCTCCTCCAAGAGCCAATTTCTCCACACGCGGCGGCCGAACGAGAAGGAATAGAAATTAAGATTGAATCTATTGTAGCGCCTGAGACCTCCAGACAGCTGATTATCGAAAGTGCTGGTGGTATTCTCAGTCCCATTAATAGAAAGAAGACGATGCGAGACCTTGCGGTTCACCTCAAGTCACCAGCTCTGATTGTATCACGCCACTATCTGGGTTCTATCAATCACACACTCCTTACGATCGAAGCGCTGAAAGACAGGCAAATTCCGATTCTCGGGGTGATATTCGTCGGAGATCCTGAGCCAGAAAGTGAGACGGTCATCGTTGGGATGGGAAGAGCAAAAATGTTGGGGCGGGTAAGCTGGGAAGATGGATTTTCGCCGAGTCTTGTTTCTCAGTATGCACGGCTTCTGAAAGAGGTTCTCTAA
- the bioA gene encoding adenosylmethionine--8-amino-7-oxononanoate transaminase produces MHLRRSLIQRDEDVLWHPFSHHSLEPARMAIKRGEGTWLVTEDGRHLLDAVSSWWVNLHGHSNRYIAEAIAEQANKLEHCIFAGFTHEPAIELSELVLEALPPNQKKIFFSDNGSTAVEVALKMAIQADLIRTKGESKRKTIIALEGGYHGDTFGAMSVSGRGAFTAPFFDYLFDVKHLPIPTVENCSQLCHALEAYCKDGSVLAFIYEPLVQGAGGMNIYRAEELNTLLSIAKRYGVICVADEVMTGFGRTEALFASSLLEIQPDIMCLSKGITGGFLPLGATSCTQEIYESFEHPDRQTFFFHGHSYAGNPLACAAGIASIKLLQSSHCTQQRASIMKSHQQAIESFRNAPGIGGVRSQGTIFALDIETAQATNYQNPLRDRLYSFFLERGLLIRPLGNVLYLMPPYCITPNELTLCYDALLDAGRHFSSDNSTY; encoded by the coding sequence ATGCACCTCCGCAGGTCTCTGATTCAACGAGATGAAGATGTTCTCTGGCATCCCTTTTCCCACCATTCTTTAGAGCCTGCTCGGATGGCGATCAAACGTGGTGAGGGTACATGGCTTGTCACAGAGGATGGAAGACATCTGCTTGATGCCGTTAGCTCCTGGTGGGTGAACCTACATGGTCACAGTAATCGGTATATTGCGGAAGCCATTGCTGAGCAGGCTAACAAGCTAGAGCACTGTATTTTTGCCGGTTTTACGCATGAGCCAGCCATTGAGCTCTCTGAGTTAGTGCTTGAAGCTCTTCCACCAAACCAAAAGAAGATCTTTTTCTCGGATAACGGCTCAACTGCTGTTGAAGTTGCTCTAAAAATGGCTATTCAAGCTGATCTCATACGGACTAAGGGTGAATCAAAGCGAAAAACAATAATTGCTCTTGAAGGCGGCTACCATGGGGATACCTTTGGTGCGATGTCAGTAAGCGGACGCGGAGCCTTTACCGCTCCGTTTTTTGATTATCTCTTCGACGTTAAACATCTCCCCATACCAACCGTTGAGAACTGCTCGCAGCTCTGTCATGCACTGGAAGCATACTGCAAAGATGGCTCAGTCTTAGCATTTATTTATGAGCCTCTCGTCCAAGGAGCAGGCGGAATGAATATCTATCGAGCTGAAGAACTCAATACTTTGCTTTCCATTGCAAAGCGCTATGGAGTCATATGCGTTGCTGATGAAGTCATGACTGGCTTCGGGCGAACTGAGGCTCTATTTGCTAGCTCATTGCTTGAAATTCAGCCTGACATTATGTGCCTCTCAAAGGGGATTACAGGAGGCTTCCTACCCCTTGGAGCTACAAGTTGTACCCAGGAGATTTATGAATCATTTGAACATCCAGACCGTCAAACATTCTTTTTTCATGGACATTCATATGCGGGAAATCCATTGGCATGCGCTGCTGGGATAGCGAGCATAAAACTTCTACAATCCTCTCACTGCACCCAACAGAGAGCGAGTATTATGAAGAGTCATCAGCAAGCGATTGAGTCTTTCAGGAATGCTCCAGGGATTGGGGGAGTCCGTTCGCAAGGAACCATCTTTGCGCTCGATATCGAAACGGCTCAGGCGACAAACTATCAAAATCCTCTACGAGACCGCCTCTACTCGTTTTTTCTCGAAAGGGGACTCCTTATCCGTCCTCTCGGCAATGTACTCTACTTAATGCCACCTTATTGCATCACTCCGAACGAACTCACTCTATGTTATGATGCTCTCCTCGATGCTGGAAGGCACTTCTCTTCCGATAACTCTACTTACTGA
- a CDS encoding DNA-3-methyladenine glycosylase 2 family protein, translated as MGYQRAARKKSVPSYWERACRELRREDPILADLITAYPDVTLRSKGTAFQTLLRAIIGQQISVKAAAAVWKRFESALARSITPSTVLSIDQQTLRDSGLSRQKIGYIKDLAEHFDSGLLRPQTFRSLDDQELIQNLTAVKGIGQWTAEMFLIFQLQRPDIFPVQDIGLLRAIERHYLPDQSRIMPSDALEYGERWRPWRTVATWYLWRSLDPFPVEY; from the coding sequence ATGGGGTATCAACGAGCAGCAAGAAAGAAGAGCGTGCCTTCTTACTGGGAGAGGGCGTGTAGAGAATTACGGCGTGAAGATCCGATACTCGCAGACCTGATTACTGCGTACCCTGATGTAACCCTACGCTCGAAGGGAACTGCTTTTCAAACCCTTCTTCGAGCAATCATCGGGCAGCAAATCTCGGTGAAAGCAGCAGCTGCTGTGTGGAAACGGTTTGAATCTGCTCTGGCAAGGAGTATCACTCCGTCAACAGTACTTTCTATTGACCAGCAAACATTACGAGATAGTGGACTTTCTCGACAGAAGATCGGCTACATAAAGGATTTAGCAGAGCACTTTGATAGTGGACTGCTACGACCTCAAACGTTTCGTTCGCTTGATGATCAGGAACTTATTCAGAATCTCACTGCTGTAAAGGGAATTGGGCAGTGGACAGCAGAGATGTTTCTTATTTTTCAACTTCAAAGGCCTGATATATTCCCGGTGCAAGATATCGGATTATTACGTGCAATAGAGCGACACTATCTGCCAGATCAATCACGCATTATGCCCTCCGATGCCCTTGAATATGGCGAACGGTGGCGTCCTTGGCGAACGGTAGCGACATGGTATCTGTGGCGAAGTTTAGATCCATTTCCGGTGGAGTATTAG